The Camelina sativa cultivar DH55 chromosome 14, Cs, whole genome shotgun sequence genome includes a window with the following:
- the LOC104742592 gene encoding DNA-directed RNA polymerase V subunit 7-like isoform X1, producing the protein MFLKVQLPWNVMIPAENMDAKGLILKRAILVQLLDAFASKKATKELGYYVAVTTLDKIGEGKIREHTGEVLFPVMFSGMTFKIFKGEIIHGVVHKVLKHGVFMRCGPIENVYLSYTKMPDYKYIPGENPIFMNDKMSRIQVEATVRVVVLGTKWMEAEREFQALASLEGDYLGPIFEE; encoded by the exons ATGTTTCTCAAAGTCCAGTTACCGTGGAACGTGATGATTCCAGCTGAAAACATGGACGCAAAAGGGCTGATTCTAAAGAGGGCTATACTAGTCCAGTTACTAGACGCATTTGCTTCAAAGAAAGCAACCAAGGAGCTTGGCTACTACGTGGCAGTCACAACTCTGGACAAGATTGGAGAAGGCAAAATCAGGGAGCACACGGGTGAAGTTCTGTTCCCGGTGATGTTCAGCGGAATGACTTTCAAGATCTTTAAAGGAGAGATAATTCACGGTGTGGTGCACAAGGTGTTGAAGCACGGTGTGTTCATGAGGTGTGGTCCTATCGAGAATGTTTACCTCTCATACACGAAGATGCCGGATTACAAGTACATCCCAGGAGAGAACCCGATCTTCATGAATGATAAGATGTCTAGGATCCAGGTTGAGGCTACAGTGAGGGTCGTGGTGCTTGGGACCAAGTGGATGGAGGCAGAGAGAGAGTTTCAGGCGTTGGCTAGCTTGGAAGGTGACTATCTTGGACCAATCTTTGAAGAGTG A
- the LOC104742591 gene encoding pollen receptor-like kinase 5 yields MRNWENLVMLACNTASKKNLPSCIFLIIFTTVLCPVAMSQVVVPGSDADCLLRFKDTLANGSEFSSWDPLTSPCQGNTANWFGVLCSNYVWGLQLEGMGLTGKLNLDPLVPMKNLRTISFMNNNFNGPMPHVKRFSSLKSLYLSNNRFSGDIPADAFQGMPHLKKILLANNAFRGTIPSSLATLPMLLELRLNGNQFQGQIPYFQQRDLKLASFENNDLDGPIPESLRNMDPGSFAGNKDLCDAPLSPCSLSSPKIPDVPVSPGDPKSPTTPPMGEKTGSFYTLAIILIVIGIILVIIALVFCFIQTRRRRFLSGYPSAGKERIESYNYHQSANKTNKPAESVVNRTRRGSIPDAAGGRLLFVREDIQRFGLQDLLRASAEVLGSGTFGASYKAAISSGQTLVVKRYKHMNNVGRDEFHEHMRRLGRLNHPNLLPLIAYYYRREEKLLVTQFMPNSSLASHLHANDSTGLDWITRLKIIKGVAKGLSYLFEELPTLTIPHGHIKSSNIVLDDSFEPLLTDYALRPVMSSEHANNFMTAYKSPEYRPAKGQIITKKTDVWWFGVLILELLTGRFPENYLTQGYDPNMSLVTWVDDMVREKKTGDVFDKGMKGMKNCKAEMINMLKIGLRCCEEEEERRMEMREAVEMIEMLGEGESDDGFGSVDHHRGTHNNNHLYSSMLLDDDDFGFSMNR; encoded by the exons ATGCGAAATTGGGAGAACCTGGTTATGCTTGCGTGTAACACGGCGTCGAAGAAAAATCTACCTTCTTGCatttttctcatcatctttaCCACCGTGTTATGTCCGGTGGCAATGTCACAGGTGGTTGTGCCAGGTTCAGATGCAGATTGTCTCTTGAGATTCAAAGATACATTAGCAAATGGTTCAGAATTTAGTAGTTGGGATCCATTAACATCACCATGTCAAGGAAATACAGCGAACTGGTTTGGTGTTCTTTGTAGCAATTACGTTTGGGGGTTACAACTCGAAGGAATGGGCTTGACAGGGAAATTGAACCTCGACCCATTGGTTCCTATGAAGAATCTACGTACCATAAGCTTCATGAACAATAATTTCAATGGACCAATGCCTCATGTCAAGAGGTTTAGTTCGTTGAAGTCTTTGTATTTGTCTAATAACCGATTCTCGGGGGATATACCAGCGGATGCATTTCAAGGTATGCCGCatttgaagaaaatattgttgGCAAATAACGCATTCCGAGGAACAATTCCTTCTTCTCTAGCCACTTTGCCGATGCTTTTAGAGTTGAGGCTAAATGGTAACCAATTTCAAGGGCAAATACCATATTTTCAACAGAGGGATCTTAAGTTAGCTAGCTTTGAAAATAATGACCTTGATGGACCGATACCCGAAAGCCTTCGAAACATGGATCCAGGCTCTTTTGCAG GTAACAAAGATTTGTGTGACGCTCCCTTAAGTCCATGTTCCCTTTCTTCTCCGAAAATTCCTGATGTTCCGGTATCTCCTGGTGATCCAAAATCTCCTACTACTCCTCCCATGGGGGAAAAGACCGGATCCTTTTACACTTTAGCAATCATTTTGATTGTTATTGGCATAATACTAGTGATCATCGCGcttgtgttctgtttcattcAAACAAGAAGACGAAGGTTCTTGTCAGGTTATCCTTCTGCGGGAAAGGAAAGGATAGAGAGCTACAATTACCATCAATCCGCAAACAAGACCAATAAACCCGCGGAATCCGTTGTGAATCGCACAAGGAGAGGATCGATTCCTGATGCAGCTGGAGGCAGGCTTCTTTTTGTGAGGGAAGACATTCAAAGATTTGGTCTTCAAGATCTTCTTAGAGCTTCAGCTGAAGTTCTTGGTAGTGGAACGTTTGGTGCTTCATACAAGGCAGCGATATCTAGTGGACAAACCTTGGTCGTGAAGAGGTATAAACATATGAACAATGTTGGACGAGACGAGTTTCATGAGCATATGAGACGTTTAGGGAGATTAAACCATCCTAACCTATTGCCTCTCATCGCTTACTATTACcgtagagaagagaagcttctaGTCACTCAGTTTATGCCTAATAGTAGCTTGGCAAGCCATCTTCATG CAAATGATTCCACGGGATTGGATTGGATAACGCGTCTAAAGATCATAAAAGGAGTAGCAAAGGGTTTGTCTTACTTGTTCGAGGAGTTACCTACACTAACAATCCCTCACGGTCACATAAAGTCATCGAACATTGTTTTAGACGATTCATTCGAGCCACTGTTAACAGATTACGCTCTAAGACCGGTGATGAGCTCAGAGCATGCAAATAACTTCATGACAGCATACAAATCGCCAGAGTATAGACCCGCGAAAGGACAAATCATAACGAAGAAGACAGATGTTTGGTGGTTTGGTGTGTTGATTTTGGAGCTTTTGACAGGGAGATTCCCTGAGAATTACTTAACGCAAGGTTATGATCCGAACATGAGCCTTGTGACTTGGGTGGACGATATGGTCAGGGAGAAGAAAACAGGTGACGTGTTCGACAAGGGAATGAAAGGGATGAAGAACTGTAAAGCGGAAATGATTAATATGTTGAAGATAGGGTTGAGATgttgcgaggaagaagaagagaggagaatgGAGATGAGAGAAGCTGTGGAGATGATTGAGATGTTGGGAGAAGGAGAATCTGATGATGGTTTTGGTTCTGTGGATCATCATCGAGGGACtcataataataatcatttatATTCTTCAATGTTGTTAGACGATGATGACTTTGGTTTCTCGATGAATCGATGA
- the LOC104742592 gene encoding DNA-directed RNA polymerase V subunit 7-like isoform X2 has translation MFLKVQLPWNVMIPAENMDAKGLILKRAILVQLLDAFASKKATKELGYYVAVTTLDKIGEGKIREHTGEVLFPVMFSGMTFKIFKGEIIHGVVHKVLKHGVFMRCGPIENVYLSYTKMPDYKYIPGENPIFMNDKMSRIQVEATVRVVVLGTKWMEAEREFQALASLEGDYLGPIFEE, from the coding sequence ATGTTTCTCAAAGTCCAGTTACCGTGGAACGTGATGATTCCAGCTGAAAACATGGACGCAAAAGGGCTGATTCTAAAGAGGGCTATACTAGTCCAGTTACTAGACGCATTTGCTTCAAAGAAAGCAACCAAGGAGCTTGGCTACTACGTGGCAGTCACAACTCTGGACAAGATTGGAGAAGGCAAAATCAGGGAGCACACGGGTGAAGTTCTGTTCCCGGTGATGTTCAGCGGAATGACTTTCAAGATCTTTAAAGGAGAGATAATTCACGGTGTGGTGCACAAGGTGTTGAAGCACGGTGTGTTCATGAGGTGTGGTCCTATCGAGAATGTTTACCTCTCATACACGAAGATGCCGGATTACAAGTACATCCCAGGAGAGAACCCGATCTTCATGAATGATAAGATGTCTAGGATCCAGGTTGAGGCTACAGTGAGGGTCGTGGTGCTTGGGACCAAGTGGATGGAGGCAGAGAGAGAGTTTCAGGCGTTGGCTAGCTTGGAAGGTGACTATCTTGGACCAATCTTTGAAGAGTGA